One Glycine max cultivar Williams 82 chromosome 3, Glycine_max_v4.0, whole genome shotgun sequence DNA window includes the following coding sequences:
- the LOC113001153 gene encoding disease resistance protein RGA2, whose product MLLCDIGLMPIFVATIFLYVPELLAMVALWHIIEPTIFLCVALPFAYIAWRIFICFVLKEIPRTFSSSRIFAHMLQESPQILSLIEWTDLYAYIVFGMTLSLVKAVLLDAEQKQEHNHELQEWLRQLKSVFYDAQDVLDEFECQTLRKQVLKAHGTIKDKVSHFFSSSNPLIFHSKIARKIQDVNKRLDKVAADRHKFGLRIIDVDTRVVHRRDTSRMTHSRVSDSDVIGREHDKEKIIELLMQQNPNDDDKSISVIAIVGIGGLGKTTLAKFNDKRIDECFSLKMWMSVSHKLQSLSPENSLSLFVKWAFKEGKEEKHPHLVNIGKEIVKKMQRGSIGCENIGEFTIFKVWQMSGNICLGNSFISKSAAVRTIMFPNGAEGGSVQSLLNTCVSKFKLLRVLDLSDSTSKTLPRSTGKLKHLRYFSIQNNRNIKRLPNSICKLQNLQFLNVSGWEELEALPKGLRKLISLRCLEITTKQPVLPYSEITNLISLAHLSILSSHNMESIFVGVKLPALKTLSVDDCHSLKSLPLDVKNFPELETLVVDNCVNLDLDQWKDHHEEQSPMLKLKVVGFWNLPQLPALPQWLQETANSLQTLNILDCDNLEMLPEWLSTLTNLKSLVISDCPKLISLPDNIHHLTALERLRIADCPELCRKCQPHVGEFWSKISHIKYVFIEEPEKLEEEEDE is encoded by the exons atGCTCCTCTGCGATATTGGCTTGATGCCTATTTTTGTTGCGACAATTTTTCTCTACGTGCCTGAACTTCTTGCAATGGTTGCATTGTGGCATATTATAGAACCAACCATTTTTCTCTGCGTGGCCTTGCCTTTTGCATATATTGCATGGAGGATTTTTATCTGTTTTGTTCTTAAGGAAATTCCtagaaccttctcttcttctagaa TCTTTGCTCATATGCTTCAAGAAAGCCCACAAATTCTGTCTCTGATAGAGTGGACAGATCTTTATGCCTATATAGTCTTTGGAATG ACACTCTCATTAGTCAAGGCAGTGCTATTAGATGCTGAGCAAAAGCAGGAACATAACCATGAGCTGCAGGAATGGCTGAGGCAGCTCAAAAGTGTCTTCTATGATGCCCAAGATGTGCTCGATGAATTTGAGTGCCAAACACTGCGAAAGCAAGTGCTCAAAGCTCATGGAACCATCAAAGACAAGGTAAGCCACTTCTTCTCAAGTTCTAATCCACTTATTTTTCATTCCAAGATAGCTCGGAAAATCCAAGACGTCAACAAGAGGCTAGACAAGGTTGCTGCTGATAGGCATAAGTTTGGTCTCCGAATAATTGATGTTGACACACGTGTTGTGCATAGGAGAGACACGAGTCGCATGACACACTCCCGTGTGAGTGACTCAGATGTGATAGGAAGGGAACATGATAAAGAAAAGATCATAGAGCTTTTGATGCAGCAGAACCCCAATGATGATGATAAAAGTATCTCTGTTATCGCCATTGTGGGCATTGGAGGCTTGGGAAAAACTACACTTGCAAAGTTTAATGATAAGAGGATAGATGAGTGTTTCTCATTGAAGATGTGGATGAGTGTTTCTCACAAGTTACAAAGCCTTTCTCCGGAGAATTCATTGTCTCTTTTTGTCAAATGGGCATTTAAAGAAGGCAAGGAGGAAAAACATCCTCATTTGGTAAATATCGGGAAAGAAATTGTGAAAAAAATGCAGAGGGGTTCCATTGGCTGTGAGAACATTGGGGAGTTTACTATTTTCAAAGTCTGGCAAATGAGTGGGAATAT TTGTCTTGGAAATTCATTCATCTCAAAATCGGCAGCCGTGAGAACCATAATGTTTCCAAATGGCGCAGAAGGAGGCAGCGTTCAATCTTTGCTAAATACTTGTGTCTCAAAGTTCAAATTATTGCGAGTTTTGGATTTAAGTGATTCGACAAGCAAGACTTTGCCACGTTCCACTGGTAAGTTGAAACACTTGAGATATTTCAGCATTCAGAATAATCGCAACATCAAGAGACTCCCCAATTCTATTTGCAAGCTCCAAAATTTGCAATTCTTGAATGTTTCGGGATGGGAGGAGCTGGAAGCATTGCCCAAAGGATTAAGAAAATTGATTAGTCTTCGGTGTTTGGAGATAACTACAAAGCAACCTGTTTTGCCTTACAGTGAGATTACCAACTTGATCTCGCTTGCACATCTGTCTATTTTGTCAAGCCATAATATGGAGTCTATCTTTGTAGGGGTGAAGTTACCTGCTCTTAAAACATTGAGTGTTGATGACTGTCACAGTCTGAAGTCTTTGCCACTGGATGTTAAAAACTTTCCTGAATTAGAAACTCTGGTTGTTGATAACTGTGTTAATCTTGACTTGGATCAGTGGAAGGACCACCATGAAGAACAAAGCCCCATGTTGAAGTTAAAAGTTGTTGGATTCTGGAATTTACCACAGCTGCCGGCCTTACCTCAATGGCTTCAAGAAACTGCCAACTCCTTACAGACCTTGAATATTTTAGACTGCGACAATCTTGAAATGCTTCCGGAGTGGCTGTCAACTCTGACTAATCTGAAATCACTTGTTATATCAGATTGTCCAAAGCTTATATCTCTCCCGGATAACATCCATCACCTCACTGCACTTGAAAGGTTGAGAATTGCCGATTGTCCTGAACTATGTAGAAAATGCCAGCCCCATGTCGGTGAGTTTTGGTCCAAAATATCACATATCAAATACGTCTTCATTGAAGAACCAGAAAAgctggaggaagaagaagacgaatag
- the LOC100776884 gene encoding disease resistance protein RGA2: protein MAELFLFSIAESLITKLASHAFQEASRVVGLYHHLRDLKKTLSLVKAVLLDAEQKQEHNHELQEWLSQLKSVFYDAQDVLDEFECQTLRKHVLKAHGTIKDEVSHFFSSSNPLVFRSKMAQQIKDVSKRLDKVAADRHKFGLRIIDVDTRVVHRRDTSRMTHSRVSDSDVIGREHDKEKIIELLMQQNPNDHDKSLSVIPIVGIGGLGKTTLAKFVFNDKRIDECFSLKMWVCVSDDFDINQLIIKIINSANDASAPLRQQNLNMVDLEQLQNHLRSKLAGQKFLLVLDDVWNDDRVKWVELRNLIQEGVAGSKILVTTRIDSIASMMGTVTSHKLQSLSPENSLSLFVKWAFKEGEEEKHPHFVNIGKEIVNKCKGVPLAVRTLGSLLFSKFEANEWEYVRDNEIWNLPQKKDDILAVLKLSYDFLPSYLRQCFALFSLYPKDYEFRSVEVARLWEALGVLAPPRKNETPEDVVKQYLDELLSRSFLQDFIDGGTICQFKIHDLVHDLALFVAEDECLLLNSHIQNIPENIWHLSFAEYNFLENSFTSKSVAVRTIMFSNGAEVANVEALLNTCVSKFKFLRVLDLRDSTCKTLPRSIGKLKHLRYFSIQNNRNIKRLPNSICKLQNLQLLNVLGCEELEALPKGLRKLISLRHLDITTKQTVFPYSPLKFPALKTLYVADCHSLKSLPLEVTNFPELETLIVKDCVNLDLDLWKDHHEEQNPKLKLKLVGLWRLPQPVALPQWLQETANSLQSLFMMNCDNLGMLPEWLSTMTNLKVLIISDCPKLISLPDNIHHLTALEYLQISDCPELCKKCQPHVGEFWPKISHIKHVFIEEPEKLEEEEDA from the coding sequence ATGGCTGAATTATTTCTCTTCAGCATCGCTGAGTCTCTCATAACAAAGCTTGCTTCTCATGCTTTCCAAGAAGCTTCTCGGGTGGTGGGTTTGTACCACCATCTCCGAGACCTTAAAAAGACTCTCTCATTAGTCAAGGCAGTGCTGTTAGATGCTGAGCAAAAGCAGGAGCATAACCATGAGCTGCAGGAATGGCTGAGTCAGCTCAAAAGTGTCTTCTATGATGCCCAAGATGTGCTCGATGAATTTGAGTGCCAAACACTGCGAAAGCATGTGCTCAAAGCTCATGGTACCATCAAAGACGAGGTAAGCCACTTCTTCTCAAGTTCTAATCCACTTGTTTTTCGTTCCAAGATGGCTCAACAAATCAAAGATGTCAGCAAGCGGCTAGACAAGGTTGCAGCAGATAGGCATAAGTTTGGTCTCCGAATAATTGATGTTGACACACGAGTTGTGCATAGGAGAGACACAAGTCGCATGACACACTCCCGTGTGAGTGACTCCGATGTGATAGGAAGGGAACATGATAAAGAAAAGATCATAGAGCTTTTGATGCAGCAGAATCCCAATGATCATGATAAAAGTCTCTCTGTTATCCCCATTGTGGGGATTGGAGGCTTGGGAAAAACTACACTAGCAAAGTTTGTGTTTAATGATAAGAGAATAGATGAGTGTTTCTCATTGAAGATGTGGGTGTGTGTTTCTGATGACTTTGACATTAACCAACTCattattaaaatcattaattctGCTAATGATGCTAGTGCTCCTCTTCGCCAGCAGAATTTAAATATGGTCGATCTGGAGCAATTACAAAATCATTTGAGAAGCAAACTTGCCGGTCAAAAATTCTTACTTGTCTTGGATGACGTATGGAATGATGACCGTGTTAAATGGGTTGAGTTGAGGAATTTAATACAAGAAGGGGTTGCTGGAAGTAAAATTCTAGTGACTACCCGTATTGATTCCATTGCTTCCATGATGGGAACTGTTACCTCTCACAAGTTACAAAGCCTTTCTCCGGAGAATTCATTGTCTCTTTTTGTCAAATGGGCATTTAAAGAAGGCGAAGAGGAAAAACATCCTCATTTTGTAAACATCGGGAAAGAAATTGTGAACAAATGCAAAGGGGTTCCATTGGCTGTGAGAACATTGGGGAGTTTACTATTTTCCAAATTTGAGGCAAATGAGTGGGAATATGTGAGAGACAATGAAATTTGGAATTTGCCACAAAAAAAAGATGACATTTTAGCTGTACTTAAATTAAGTTATGATTTCTTGCCTTCCTATTTGAGGCAATGTTTTGCATTATTTTCGCTTTACCCAAAGGATTATGAATTTCGTAGTGTTGAGGTAGCTAGGCTTTGGGAGGCACTTGGTGTCCTTGCACCACCTAGAAAGAATGAGACACCGGAAGATGTTGTCAAACAGTATCTGGATGAATTACTGTCAAGATCTTTCCTTCAAGATTTTATTGATGGTGGCACTATTTGTcaatttaaaattcatgattTGGTGCATGATCTTGCGCTGTTTGTTGCAGAAGATGAGTGTCTACTCCTAAACTCCCACATTCAAAATATTCCTGAGAATATTTGGCATCTATCTTTTGCTGAATACAAttttcttgaaaattcattCACCTCAAAATCGGTAGCTGTGAGAACCATAATGTTTTCAAATGGTGCAGAAGTAGCCAACGTTGAAGCTTTGTTAAATACTTGTGTGTCAAAGTTCAAATTTTTGCGAGTTCTAGATTTAAGGGATTCAACATGCAAGACATTGCCACGTTCCATTGGTAAGTTGAAACACTTGAGATATTTCAGCATTCAGAATAATCGCAACATCAAGAGACTCCCCAATTCTATTTGCAAGCTCCAAAATTTGCAATTGTTGAATGTTTTGGGATGCGAGGAGCTGGAAGCATTGCCCAAAGGATTAAGAAAATTGATTAGTCTTCGGCATTTGGATATAACTACAAAGCAAACTGTTTTTCCTTACTCTCCGTTGAAGTTCCCTGCTCTTAAAACATTGTATGTTGCTGACTGTCATAGTCTGAAGTCTTTGCCATTGGAAGTTACAAATTTTCCTGAATTAGAAACTCTGATTGTTAAAGATTGTGTTAATCTGGACTTAGATCTGTGGAAGGACCACCATGAAGAACAAAACCCCAAGTTGAAGTTAAAACTTGTTGGACTTTGGCGTTTACCACAGCCGGTGGCCTTGCCTCAATGGCTTCAAGAAACTGCCAACTCCTTACAGTCCTTGTTTATGATGAATTGCGACAATCTTGGAATGCTTCCGGAGTGGCTGTCAACTATGACTAATCTCAAAGTACTTATTATATCAGATTGTCCAAAGCTTATATCTCTCCCGGATAACATCCATCACCTCACCGCACTTGAATATTTGCAAATCAGTGATTGCCCTGAATTATGCAAAAAATGCCAGCCCCATGTCGGTGAGTTTTGGCCCAAAATATCACATATCAAACACGTCTTCATTGAAGAACCAGAAAAactagaggaagaagaagacgcATAG
- the LOC112997690 gene encoding disease resistance protein RGA2 — translation MAQSFIFSIAESLITKLASHAFQEASRVVGLYDHLRDLKKTLSLVKAVLLDADQKQEHNHELQEWLRQLKSVFYDAQDVLDEFECQTLRKQVLKAHGTIKDEVSHFFSSSNPLVFRSKMAQQIKDVSKRLDKVAADRHKFGLRIIDVDTRVVHRRDTSLMTHSRVSDSDVIGREHDKEKIIELLMQQNPNDDDKSLSVIAIVGIGGLGKTTLAKFNDKRIDECFSLKMWMSVSHKLQSLCPENS, via the coding sequence ATGGCTCAATCATTTATCTTCAGCATCGCTGAGTCTCTCATAACAAAACTTGCTTCTCATGCTTTCCAAGAAGCTTCTCGGGTTGTCGGTTTGTATGACCATCTCCGAGACCTTAAAAAGACTCTCTCATTAGTCAAGGCAGTGCTGTTAGATGCCGATCAAAAGCAGGAGCATAACCATGAGCTGCAGGAATGGCTCAGGCAGCTCAAAAGTGTCTTCTATGATGCCCAAGATGTGTTGGATGAATTTGAGTGCCAAACCCTGCGAAAGCAAGTGCTCAAAGCTCATGGTACCATCAAAGACGAGGTAAGCCACTTCTTCTCAAGTTCTAATCCACTTGTTTTTCGTTCCAAGATGGCTCAACAAATCAAAGATGTCAGCAAGCGGCTAGACAAGGTTGCAGCAGATAGGCATAAGTTTGGTCTCCGAATAATTGATGTTGACACACGTGTTGTGCATAGGAGAGACACGAGTCTCATGACACACTCCCGTGTGAGTGACTCAGATGTGATAGGAAGGGAACATGATAAAGAAAAGATCATAGAGCTTTTGATGCAGCAGAACCCCAATGATGATGATAAAAGTCTCTCCGTTATCGCCATTGTGGGCATTGGAGGCTTGGGAAAAACTACACTTGCAAAGTTTAATGATAAGAGGATAGATGAGTGTTTCTCATTGAAGATGTGGATGAGTGTTTCTCACAAGTTACAAAGCCTTTGTCCGGAGAATTCATAG